The Gloeobacter morelensis MG652769 genome contains the following window.
GGCATCGACCGTGCGGCTTTTGGGTGGCGGTGTTTCAACCCACAGATAGAACGCGCCCGGCGCGACGTAGCAATCGCTTTGATCAGGAATCCAGGTGCCGTGGAGGATGTGCATAGGCAGCAGCGAAGCGCTTGCGCATGGCTTCCAGTGTAGTGCGGGAGGAATGGTGCTTCTGCCGACGGCTACGGCTTGAGCCGAAACACCGTGCCGTTGCCGGAGGCTGACCCGCTCGATGTCGTGCCGTAGAGTGTACCGGGAGCGACCAGCAGCAGCTCTGCGCGGGGTCTGGCGCCGTCTTTGCCGTCAAAAGCATGCAGAACCCGAAACGCACCGTCCGGGCCAATCTGGTAGATCGTCCCCTGATTGTGGGCACCTCCGGCGGCGGTGGTTCCGTAAAGGGTACCGTCGGGAGCAAGCGTCACCCCGGCAGAAGGCTCCCGGCCGTCGGAGCCCCGAAAAGCATGCAGGGTCGTCAGACGCCCTGCGGGGCTGAGCTTGAACACAGTCCCCCGGCCGAACCGGCCCCCGAAACTGGTGGTGCCGTAGAGGGCTCCCCGACCATCCAAACTCAACCCGGCGATCGGCCCGGAGCCATCTTGGACGCTGAAGGTGTGCACTGTCTCGAAGCGACCGTCGGCGCTCCACTTGAAGACCGTTCCGGCCCCGGTCCCGCCACCGGAAGTGGTGCCGTACAGGCTGCCGTCGGGGGCGGCCACCAACCCGCCCATAGGTATAGCGCCGCCTTTGCCGGTGAAATTGTGCACGGTTTGAAAGGTGCCCTGCTCGAACTTGAAGAGGGTGCCGTGGCCGCTGCTGCCTTCGTAGGAGGCGACGCCGTACAGCGTCCCTTTGCGATCGAGCACCACGCCCGCGCCGGGATAGACGCCTCCTGCGCCGCCGAAGGCGTGGAGCATCGACAAAGGGCCGTTTGGAGCGAATTTGAAGAGCGTACCGGCCTCGGAAGGGCCGCCGTAGTAGGTGCTGCCGTAAAGATTGCCGACGTTGTCGGCGGCCAGGCCGATGGGGTTGGCGGGTGCGTCTCTAGCGGTGCCGAAGACGTATAGAACCGAAAACCGGCTCCTGGTATCGAGCTTGTAGAGCGTTCCCCGATTGTGGGGACCGCCGCGGTAAGCCGTTCCATATAGTGTGCCGTCCTGCGAGCGCACGAGTTTGCCGCTTGGTGCCGCCCCGTCGCTTTGGCCAAAGGTGTGCAGAGTGGTCAACGTCTGGGCGGCGACCGGTACATGCACAACCGACCAGAGCAGCCAGACGGCCACCCCCGCCGACCAGGAAATCCGCAGGGCCATCGAAGCGAGTCTCACCCTGCCGCGCCCCGCAACGTCCGTTGCACCAGTCGCTTGAACATGCTTCTACCGTAGCTGACAACCGGCGAGGGTACTTTACACCGTTCTTTCGGGGCGCTCAACAGTTCACAGGGGCGGCTGAGCGGGAGTGCACCGAAATTTAACGCTCTAGAGGTCTGTCCATTAACCTTCGGAGCCTATCTTCAGTTTGCGTACCGCAGCGGAGTGGCCATGGACCGGTTTCGATTGGATGGGGCGTATTTGAACCTGTTGAACCGCAGGGGGTTTTTGGTCGGCGCAGGCGCGCTGGCCGGGCTTGGGATTGCTGGCGAGTTTTCGAGCCGGGTGCTTGCCCGGCCGATTTTTTCGGATTACCCGTTCAAGCTCGGCGTCGCCTCGGGCGATCCCCGTCCCGACGGGGCGATTTTGTGGACCCGGCTTGCCCCGGATCCGCTCAACGGCGGCGGGGTGCCGAACGTGCGCATCCCCGTGCAGTGGCAGGTGGCCGCCGATGAAAATCTGCGCAACGTCGTGCAAAGCGGCACGGTCTACGCGGTGCCCGAGCGCGCCCACTCCGTGCACGTGCAGGTGCAGGGCCTGCAACCGGATCGCTGGTACTGGTACCGGTTTCGCGCGGGCGGCGAACTCAGCCGCATCGGCCGCACCCGCACCGCCCCGGCTTTTGGAGCAAAAGCCAATCAACTCACATTCGCGGTCGCTTCGTGCCAGGACTGGCAGAACGGCTTCTACTCCGCCTACCGAAACATGGCCAAAGAAGACCTCGACATGGTCGTGTTTTTGGGCGACTACATCTACGAGTACGGATCGGAGGACTCCACCGGCCCCCGTCAGCACAACGGGCCTGAAATCCTCTCGCTGGAAGATTACCGCAACCGCCACGCCCTCTATAAAACCGACCCCGACCTGCAGGAAGTGCACGCGCTTTTCCCGTGGATCGTCACCTGGGACGACCACGAAGTCGAGAACAACTACGCGAATTTGATCGCCGAGGCGAGTTCCCAGCAGGCCGGCGATCCCGAAGCCTTTGCCGAGCGCCGGGCCTATGGCTACCAGGCGTACTACGAACACATGCCGCTGAGGGTTCTGTCGATTCCCAGAGGCCCCGACCTGCGGCTCTACCGCCGGGTGGTCTTCGGCGATCTTGCCCAGTTCAACGTGCTGGATACCCGCCAGTTCCGCACCGATCAGCCCTGCGGTGACGAATTGAAACCCCGCTGCGAAGAAGCCTTCGACCCGGCGGCGACGCTCACCGGCAGCCGCCAGGAAGCATGGCTCTTTAAGGGCCTAGCCGGTTCGCGGGCGACCTGGAACGTGCTTGCCCAGCAGGTGATCTTCTCCCAGTTCGACTTCGACCCCACGCCCGAAAACGAGCTATTCAACCTCGATCAGTGGGACGGGTACGTGGCGGCACGCGCTCGGATCACCGACTTTATCGCGCAACAGAAAATCGCCAATCCGGTTGTGCTGACGGGCGACATCCACTCCTCCTGGGCCTTCGACATCAAGACCAACTTCGACGATCCCGCCTCGCCAACCGTCGGTGCGGAGTTCGTCTGCACTTCGATCACCTCGGATTTTCCGGCCGAATTCATCGCGCCGGTGCAGGCGGCCGTCCCGGCCAATCCCCACACCAAATACTTCGACGGGGCCTTCCGCGGGTACGCCCGCTGCACCCTCAGCCAGGATCGCTGGCAGACCGATTTTCGAGGGGTTGCCTCGATCGAAGATCCGGCCGCCTCGATTAGCACCCTGGCGTCGTTCGTGCTGGAAAACGGCAAGCCCGGTATTCAACCGGCTTAGCCGCCTCAACGCAGTCGGGCAATCCAGCAGGCTCCCGGCCCCCAGCCGTCCAACCAGCCAAGCAGCGGCTCGACGGGCAGGGGCGGAAAGCGGACGGCTTCGCGCAGCGAGACCACCCGCCAGCCGCCCAGTTTTGCCACCTGCTCCAGGCGCTCGGGCGTGAAGAAGCGCCCCTGGTAGTACGGGTGGGAGGTGAAAGGCCCGAACAACTGCTGCTGCACCCCCCAGAGGCTCGCGCGGTTGAGCACGCACACCACCGCCTCCCCCCGGCACACCCGGCGCAGCTCGCGCATCGCCCCGCCTTGATCGCGCACGAATTCGAGCACGTTGGAACAGAGCAACCGCTCGAAGCGACCGTCCGCGAAAGGCAAAGCGTTCACCCCAGCCACCTGAAATTCGCCCCCCGGTACCCGCCGCCGGGCCAGTTCCACCAGCCCCGCGTCCGGGTCGATGCCGCTCACGCCCGCCCCAGCTTTGGCCAACAGTTCGCTGTAGTGGCCGGCTCCGCAGCCGACATCGAGCACTTCGACCCCGCCCAGCGGCCTGAGCAACGGCTCCACCGCCTCCCAGACCCGCCGCAGATAACGCCTGCCCAGGGAGCCTGCGTAGTAATCGTCCAGATCGGCAAAGCCGGTGGCCACCGCCATCGCAAGGGAGCCTTCGTCGCTATAGTCGTCCAGTTTAGGCTCCGGCAGCACCGATGTAAGCATCACCCGAAGAGCATGCGCTGCTTCAACGGCGGTCGGATGGCTAGCGCACAGAGGCACCAAACAGCTGCTCGTACTCCTTCGGGAAGTGGCCGCGCACATCGCGCATCTCGCCTTTGCTTACCGCTTTGGTGAGCACGTCGACCACCACCCCGGCGCGCCGCTCGGCCTCAGCGACGTCAATCCCCGCTTTTTGGGCGATGCGCTCGTAAAATTCGTCGAGCCCAAAACGTTCGCCACGGGCGTCGGCGTTTTCGAGGGGACTGAGAAATTCGGCGATCCCTTGCGGCAGTTGGGCGGCCAGATGATGGGGCTCGCGCCCGGCCATGTGCTCGCGCATAATTTCAAGCACAACCTGAATCGCGCTCAGCGCTTGCGCCTGCGACTCGAAACCGGCCTCGATGCGCACTTTTTTGACAAACTGGTCGTGGTCCATGGCTAAACATGCCTCTGTTTGTGAGATAGAGCTTATACGCAGAGGCTAACTTTGTCTGCACCCACCCACGTCCGCCCATGGGCTTAATCTCGTCGGATCCAAAACGCCCCGGCTGAAAATTCCAGCCGGGGCAAAGCGATTAGTCGTCTTCGAGCACTTCGCGGATGCGGTGCTCCAGTCGGTCGAGGTCGAGGCTGCCCTCGTCACGGCTGATCCGGCGGACGGTTGGGTTGACATTGGCCAGATCCATCAGCAAATCGCGCAGGATCTGCTGCTGCTGCCGCGACTGGATGACTTCGCGCGGTTCTTGCACTAGATCGCGGACGATCGAGTCTTCGGCGCGCGAAGCGACGATCGGGTCGGCCTGGCCCTGGACGCCTACGAACGTGCGCCGACCCGGACCGCGATCTTGCTCGATCGGGATGATCGCCGTTACCTGGTCGGAGCGGACGTATTTGCCGAAGCCGAGCGGTACGAGCACGGAGGATTGGATGTGCATTTGATGCAAAACCCCTAATTTCACTTGCGTCTTTATGTATCAATCATAACTTTTTTGGGGCGGGATCGGCCAGTTTTTTTGCCATAATCCGCTGCACAAAGCCGAAACTTGCCATTCAGGCAGTTTGTTCGCTGGTGCTCTCCGGCAGTGACCGCAAGGCGGCGACAAAACAGTAGGCTGCGCCAATAAATGTCAATAAATTATTGGCGACTGGATTCGTCGGTTGACCCCAAGCCGGTCGTCGGTGGAACCGTCCGTAAGCTTCGGGTGCAGCGGCATGGTGCGCTCCTAGTCCTCGGGACGGTAGGCGGGGTAGTTGGCCAGGATGGCGGCCAGCTTTTGCTTGGTGGCCTGCGGTACGTCCGCAGGTTGGGTGAGCAGGGCGTACTTGAGGGCGGAGTGGCTGGTGCAGGGAGGAGCTGCTGTATGCAG
Protein-coding sequences here:
- a CDS encoding class I SAM-dependent methyltransferase, which encodes MLTSVLPEPKLDDYSDEGSLAMAVATGFADLDDYYAGSLGRRYLRRVWEAVEPLLRPLGGVEVLDVGCGAGHYSELLAKAGAGVSGIDPDAGLVELARRRVPGGEFQVAGVNALPFADGRFERLLCSNVLEFVRDQGGAMRELRRVCRGEAVVCVLNRASLWGVQQQLFGPFTSHPYYQGRFFTPERLEQVAKLGGWRVVSLREAVRFPPLPVEPLLGWLDGWGPGACWIARLR
- a CDS encoding alkaline phosphatase D family protein, with product MDRFRLDGAYLNLLNRRGFLVGAGALAGLGIAGEFSSRVLARPIFSDYPFKLGVASGDPRPDGAILWTRLAPDPLNGGGVPNVRIPVQWQVAADENLRNVVQSGTVYAVPERAHSVHVQVQGLQPDRWYWYRFRAGGELSRIGRTRTAPAFGAKANQLTFAVASCQDWQNGFYSAYRNMAKEDLDMVVFLGDYIYEYGSEDSTGPRQHNGPEILSLEDYRNRHALYKTDPDLQEVHALFPWIVTWDDHEVENNYANLIAEASSQQAGDPEAFAERRAYGYQAYYEHMPLRVLSIPRGPDLRLYRRVVFGDLAQFNVLDTRQFRTDQPCGDELKPRCEEAFDPAATLTGSRQEAWLFKGLAGSRATWNVLAQQVIFSQFDFDPTPENELFNLDQWDGYVAARARITDFIAQQKIANPVVLTGDIHSSWAFDIKTNFDDPASPTVGAEFVCTSITSDFPAEFIAPVQAAVPANPHTKYFDGAFRGYARCTLSQDRWQTDFRGVASIEDPAASISTLASFVLENGKPGIQPA
- a CDS encoding choice-of-anchor tandem repeat GloVer-containing protein — its product is MALRISWSAGVAVWLLWSVVHVPVAAQTLTTLHTFGQSDGAAPSGKLVRSQDGTLYGTAYRGGPHNRGTLYKLDTRSRFSVLYVFGTARDAPANPIGLAADNVGNLYGSTYYGGPSEAGTLFKFAPNGPLSMLHAFGGAGGVYPGAGVVLDRKGTLYGVASYEGSSGHGTLFKFEQGTFQTVHNFTGKGGAIPMGGLVAAPDGSLYGTTSGGGTGAGTVFKWSADGRFETVHTFSVQDGSGPIAGLSLDGRGALYGTTSFGGRFGRGTVFKLSPAGRLTTLHAFRGSDGREPSAGVTLAPDGTLYGTTAAGGAHNQGTIYQIGPDGAFRVLHAFDGKDGARPRAELLLVAPGTLYGTTSSGSASGNGTVFRLKP
- a CDS encoding DUF2267 domain-containing protein is translated as MDHDQFVKKVRIEAGFESQAQALSAIQVVLEIMREHMAGREPHHLAAQLPQGIAEFLSPLENADARGERFGLDEFYERIAQKAGIDVAEAERRAGVVVDVLTKAVSKGEMRDVRGHFPKEYEQLFGASVR